Genomic DNA from Chaetodon auriga isolate fChaAug3 chromosome 18, fChaAug3.hap1, whole genome shotgun sequence:
TATTTCTCATGGTTTATAAAATAGCACAGGCATTCTCCAACACAATAGTGTCCTATTTAGGTCTAACACTGTCCCAGTATATGATACCAGTCCCTCTATCTCCTGTTGTGAAGTCCCCTCCTGTCAGGCTATCAGGTTTTCCAGTCTTGTAGTTTCAGGTATTACACCCTGCACCCTTTTGTAATGTGTTTGAGCAAGACTTCACACAACAAAAAGGATTCTAAATCAACCAGTCAAACCTGTACAGGTAACCTAAAGGCCAGGGGGCGAATATTTACCCTTCAAAAATCCCTTTTTCTAAATTTTATAAGCAACAGTGCAGCCACGGGAAAATCCTTTTGTAAAGCCCCAGGCTGGTAAAGCAGGCCTCAAAGGTACACACTTAATAATTACTTACACACTGTATGGGCCTGCATAAATACTGCACATTAACAATaagaaatgcaaaatgtattCTTATTTCATCAACATTAATCAAATGTACATGACATTCTGTAGCTGAACAAGAGAAACGTTAAGGTTAAGAACTTAGTTCCTATCAGAGATTTTCCAACTGTTCTCTATTCAAATGGTACCTGATGTACACTTCCGTCTCACATTACACCGCTATAGGTAGGACAATGATTCGCTGAGCAGGAGCTCGGTCTCTCCCCCGTTGGCTGGATTGTACACGTCAGCAGTCAATGAGTTGTCGCCAACATGTATCATAGtcccatcatcctcttcctGGTGCGAGCGTGTTGACACATTGCACCTACTTTGGGGTAAGTCAAATTAAGCTAACCGCGGCGAGTTAGCTTCTTTTTTAACGCCGAATTAACGCACAGCTCGTGCTGAACGCGCTCTTACTCTGTTCGCTTTGTTCGACTGTTTCTACAGGTGGCAAGAACAAGCGGCCGAAGCGACTGTTTTGGCCAATGACACGATTTTCAAGTGGAAAAAGACAGTCCTGCGAGAGGAAACGGCAGCTATCCAGAAACGTTTGACATTTGGTTTGAGGCACGCGACGTCGGGCTGCTCGGAACAAGACTTTCACCGCACGCGGAAGCTGTTTACAATGAAGGCGCTCGCGACAAGGTGAATGAAAGCCATAGCTGTTGTGTTCCAGAGTCTGTTTTTACTTTGAGAAAATGAGGTTTCGGCTGCTCAAAAAGAATCTGCTGGCGCTGCTGGGTGTTTCCTTTGTAGTTGTGACTCTCCTGTTCTCAACACGTGTGTTATTGGTTTCCGATGATGACACAAGTGGACCTAATAATAACGTGGTTCAGGGAAACCAGGGCATGCATTCTGGTGACATGCTGAAGTTCAGCTTTGGTTCGCTGCCAGAATTGACTCAGTCCGTTTACAATGCCAATTACAAGCAGTGTGTTCACAATGCGGACAAGTTTCCAGGGGAGCCTCAACTGGTGCTGGTTGTGCAGGTCCATAACAGGCCCGAATACCTCAGACTGCTCATCCAGTCACTGGAGAAAGCCGCTGAGGTCCacagcttcctcctcatctttagCCATGACTATTTTTCAGAGGAAATAAACGCCATTGTGCAAGGGATAACTTTTTGCAAAGTACTGCAAATTTATTTCCCGTTCAGCACTCAGCTGTATCCCAATGAGTTTCCTGGGCAGGATCCACGAGACTGCCCTCGAGACATATCCAAGGACAGCGCTCTCAAAACAGGATGCCTCAATGCAGAACACCCTGACTCCTATGGACACTACAGGGAAGCCTTCATCACTCAAACCAAACACCACTGGTGGTGGAAACTGCATTTTGTGTGGGAGCGAGTGCATGCCCTGCAGGGCTACAGCGGCTTTGTTGTCTTTCTGGAGGAGGATAACTACCTCTTACCTGACTTTTTCCATTTCTATAAATCAGTGATACAGTTCAGGAAGAGCACCTGTCCAGATTGTGACATGCTGGCTTTGGGTAACCACAATGGCCTGAATGATTTCACCAGACTGTCCAATAAGGTGTTGACCACTGGCTGGATGTCCACTAAACACAACATAGGCATGGGCATCTCCAGGGAGGTGTACTACAAACTGATGGGCTGCAACAATGAATTCTGCACCTATGACGACTACAACTGGGACTGGACTCTGCAGCACCTCTCAGGATCCTGCATATCAAAGCCCCTCAAAGTGCTTGTGGCACAGGGCTCCAGGGTTCTCCACACAGGAGACTGTGGCCTTCATCAGAAAGAAAACTGCAGGCCTGAATGGGCCTCACAGAGGGTTGAGGAGAGCCTTCAAAAAGCCAAGGATGGCCTCTTTCCTGCATCTCTGATTCTTACTGGTTCAGAAGCAGTGGAGCACAAGGCACACATGAAGAACGGTGGATGGGGAGATATTCGAGACCATATTCTGTGCAATAACTACGCCAAACTATAACTTTTCTCCACATAATATGAGTAAACTGTTCATTGGGTTTCTGCAGATGTGCCATTCATCCTTTCAGGGTTTCCGAGGCTGCAGGGGGTTGCCTTTTCACtttgagtgtgttcatgttgtcctccaGCGAGGTCTTCCAAGAAGCAGGACCAAAGCAAGTCCAAGCATGTTGCATGTACACAGCTAGacttcagcttttgtttttaatcaccaAAGCTGCACAGTTGCCAAAGActtttgttgatgtttgtgttgtgcataATGCATGCAAGCTCGTCATGCTACGTCATTTCATGTCACGAGGTTTGTTTATCCCTCTCTTGGTGTCTTACAAGCCAAaacattagattagatttactgcacagtgtgtgtcGGGGGGTTAATATATATCAGATGCTATATCAGAGTGTCCATATACACCCACTAATTTGCAAATTTAATTGCAAATATATTTCCTGAGAACACTGCACAGGATAATTTTTAACAAGTAGTTAAACATGGTGGTTTGTGGTGAAGTAACGTCTCGCATTGCTTTTATGATCCATTcagttgcagtgttttaacatGTGCTTTTATGGTACGTTTTTTAgtgtaacaacaacaaaaaggcaCATGAAATGTCCAGACTTCAAGGTTTAATCAAAATATGTATGCCAATTCTAAATGTAGGGGAAAGTTATGCAGTAACTTTCTTTGAAGTGGACTTTATGTCCTGCACATAATGGAATTGGTTTACTGGATATaaccttcactttttttttttttttttgaagtgagGTCAACTGAACccacttaaaggaccagtgtgtcagatttagGGGGGTTTACTGGCAGAATATTGCAGAAAGGGATTATAATACTACGTGTTTCATGAGTGTATAATCACTTGAAAATAAGAGTAATTCTATTTTGTTACCATAAAATGCTTTTATGGGTCCTTTTCCAGGtagtctgccatgttgcaccgccatgtttctgcACTAGCCCAGAACTGACAAGcaaatgcttttgtttcttgCAAGTTTTGCGTTCGCCTTAACTTCTCTGACACGCTTGGAAAGTGAAGCATGAGGTGAGGGATATTCAGTTGCAACCCCACTGGTAGATGCCATTAAACCCTACACACTGGTCTTTATATCAGTCTCCTGCTCCCTGTTATGGGGATTTCTGGTTGCAGCAACGCAAGCTGGCTcgatattgattttttttttttttcccttttggtTGTGACTGTATATTTGCTTTCTGATAGGTCAAAAGTGGCCTTTTGGAGTCTTGTTCAAGAGCCTTCGCTCTGCAAACACCAGGATCATCTGTGATTCTACATTTGTATTTGCACCTTTTCTGTTAGAATTTATGTCAGGATATAACATCCAAATTAGAACAGAATGAATTGCATTAAGATGGAGAGACATGTTCCTTTTCTGGCATTCATTCAGtggtataaaaaaaacaaaacaaaactgaagctgaagtgCCTTTGTACAGTGTAAAACAATGAGAATATTAACACAAGAATATTGATATTGCCTTAAATCTCACCAAAAGTGCCTTCTGATTGTTCCTTTGTGCCTAAACTTTGTTTTAAAAGAGATTTTTAAAGGTGCACTGATAACAATGTTGACCAAATAGCTATATTTGCATTTGTCCATGTTGGGGAGTTGGAATTGTCTCAATAGATATTTTTTGGTAGTGTCTTTATTTGTGAGAtggtatgaaaaaaaaaattgaatgtGAATGCTGATTTCACAGAAATCTTCATTGTAAAGTGATGAAATCATGGTAACATGATTTCATCACTTTGGCATCTTGCCTGTAACATGTGACATTGGCTCCAAATAAGTGGTCTGACCTTATACTGATGTACCTCAGTGTGCCTTATGGAGATTCCTGGCccagaaatatgaaatgaatgtgGTAATGAAATCAGTTATCTTctattttactttgaaaagtacAATCAGTTCTTAAGGAACATGGCAGAGATGGTCGAGTACACGAAGAAGACCTTTGCAGAAATgagtgtatatgtatgtgtgtatgtatgtgggtTGCTTGATGATCTCTTTGTTGGTGAGATGTACAGTTATTGAGAATGAGCAcagctttattttcttgttgtttctcTCTGATAATCACTTGAAATAACTGTTCATTGTTCACCCAATGTTTAccaaatggggaaaaaaataaataaaatgctgaattttaatTGTCTCCTGGTTAAAAAATAAGTGGTAACACTTAGGTAACACACAGATCACATTTTTGCATACTTTTATGGAATTAATTGATAAAGGGTCCTGTAAATAACTGCAGTTTGGTTCATAGAAACAGTGTTCAATGGGTACACTTCCTATTATTTCTAATTGCAACCTAGAGGTTTTAGGTCATTACACAGCAGGTTAACTGAACATACGAAATGTAAATTCTGTCAATGTACAAGCAAGTATATAATTTGGATCTCTGTTGTCTCTGAAATTCTCCTAAAAGTCAACAGCTGCTTTCGAACTCAACACAACAAACCTAAGTCATTGAACTCTGAGAACACTGGCTTGTGTTTTCCCTGTAATTGGTACATTAGTTATTTCCAGGAAACAAACGGAAATCATGTGGAAATTGCAGAACTGTCAAATAAAGCAGCACGAAgaagacatacatacatacagaataTCAGTAACTGATCTGACAGGTCCCTAAAAATAGATCACGGCATGTTTATGGCCTTTTGAGTTACTGAACCCTCAACAAAAGACAAGCTGATCAGAGATCTGAGGTGTTTTCCGGACACGCGTCATATGACTGAATCGTGTGCTTTCATTGGTCAGCTTCTACACCGTATTTATTTCCGGAAGTAAGTTATCAGTGTCAGACTTTCCATAAGGACTACCAAACCTCGTATCTACCACACCAGAACGACAGGTAAACAGTGGAAGTTAATCTATATTTAAACGACTTCAATCCATTTAGTTAGCCTTGGAATATGTCAGTTGTCACATCGTGTCAATgaatcatgtttgtgtttttagatgTAGCCAGTGTTAGCCGTTAGCTGTTGCTCTCCGTAGCTTACGTAATTGACTTTTGTttacaacagacagacaaataattATGAAGAACACCATTCATAGCATCCAGAAGTAAGGGCACAGGCTTTGTATCGACTTTTCAGCATGGAAACTGCGGGAACGGGCAAGTAGTGTCTGGAGAGAGTGTTAACACGGCCGCTAGCGAGTTGTAGCGATCGACAAAATGACGTTAGCCAAGATGACacattagctagctaatgcTGCCCAGTTATTAAAAACCTTAATAAAATATATTAGCTAGTTGGGAGGTCGCTCATTCCATTCTATCCACGATGTGTGAATACCAGAAATGTGACTCTGTCATGAGCTTCTTGCTGTCCTGTATTTTCAGCCTCTATAGGTGTGTCCTC
This window encodes:
- the LOC143335954 gene encoding alpha-1,6-mannosyl-glycoprotein 2-beta-N-acetylglucosaminyltransferase, which encodes MRFRLLKKNLLALLGVSFVVVTLLFSTRVLLVSDDDTSGPNNNVVQGNQGMHSGDMLKFSFGSLPELTQSVYNANYKQCVHNADKFPGEPQLVLVVQVHNRPEYLRLLIQSLEKAAEVHSFLLIFSHDYFSEEINAIVQGITFCKVLQIYFPFSTQLYPNEFPGQDPRDCPRDISKDSALKTGCLNAEHPDSYGHYREAFITQTKHHWWWKLHFVWERVHALQGYSGFVVFLEEDNYLLPDFFHFYKSVIQFRKSTCPDCDMLALGNHNGLNDFTRLSNKVLTTGWMSTKHNIGMGISREVYYKLMGCNNEFCTYDDYNWDWTLQHLSGSCISKPLKVLVAQGSRVLHTGDCGLHQKENCRPEWASQRVEESLQKAKDGLFPASLILTGSEAVEHKAHMKNGGWGDIRDHILCNNYAKL